The proteins below come from a single Candidatus Kirkpatrickella diaphorinae genomic window:
- a CDS encoding carbohydrate porin — protein MKFFSIGIFAMSTVSQSAKAQINDFGARQRSDLAQPPVQDRPPQITDDHEHLLASWWGGRNWLMKHGIDVIPAYMLEAAGNVSGGLSQGAAYTGRFGIDLEIDWARLAGLKGLKSHTLFVSNSGRDLSADRLNKDPYSIMELYGRIGTFVRLQFAYVTQDLANDHLQIGAGRANQSLFFDSSPLYCMFLSLAICRVPRALTGANPDGFYSGSKTNWGGYVRYRPVTVFYMQVGAFEVSRSHGGASGFNWSTHGTNGVNFPFEIGWQPGGAAGEKPSHFALGGYYDHAPVRDVYWDDFGNARILSGLPGRRSHSHTAFWAQFDQLIKRNTASNVGGLIIFANFTRTDPNISIFKQQATIGFEDVGEIRARPKDGFGVQVTYAWASHAMRSGQKLHYGQYGRYPGGLYSAQSYEMIIEAQYSYHLYRAVDLQPDFQYIVHPNSQKGIRNATVIGGRARVNF, from the coding sequence ACGATCACGAACATCTGTTAGCAAGCTGGTGGGGTGGGCGGAACTGGTTGATGAAGCACGGGATCGACGTCATCCCCGCTTATATGCTGGAAGCTGCCGGCAATGTCTCGGGCGGCCTTTCCCAGGGCGCTGCCTATACAGGACGTTTCGGGATTGATCTCGAAATCGACTGGGCCAGGCTCGCCGGTCTCAAAGGATTGAAATCACACACACTTTTTGTGTCCAATTCGGGCCGGGACCTCTCGGCGGATCGCCTCAATAAAGACCCTTATTCAATTATGGAGCTTTATGGCCGCATTGGCACTTTTGTGCGGCTGCAATTCGCCTATGTCACGCAGGATCTGGCAAATGATCACCTGCAGATCGGGGCCGGGCGTGCTAATCAATCTCTGTTCTTCGATTCATCGCCCCTTTACTGTATGTTTCTTTCCCTCGCCATTTGCAGGGTGCCGCGCGCGCTGACCGGCGCCAACCCGGATGGATTTTACTCCGGCAGCAAGACGAACTGGGGCGGATATGTGCGATATCGCCCCGTCACCGTTTTTTACATGCAAGTCGGCGCGTTTGAAGTATCGCGCTCTCATGGTGGCGCTTCCGGATTTAATTGGTCCACTCATGGGACAAATGGCGTTAATTTCCCCTTCGAAATCGGATGGCAGCCGGGCGGCGCCGCCGGGGAGAAGCCCAGCCACTTTGCGCTCGGCGGTTATTATGATCATGCACCGGTCCGTGATGTTTACTGGGATGATTTTGGCAATGCCCGTATCCTTTCCGGGCTTCCCGGACGGCGGTCTCATAGTCACACCGCCTTCTGGGCGCAATTTGATCAATTGATCAAACGCAATACGGCCTCCAATGTCGGGGGGTTGATTATCTTCGCCAATTTTACCCGGACCGACCCGAATATTTCAATTTTCAAACAACAGGCCACGATCGGCTTTGAAGATGTCGGTGAAATCCGCGCGCGGCCGAAGGATGGTTTCGGCGTGCAGGTGACTTATGCGTGGGCCAGTCATGCGATGCGGTCAGGTCAGAAGCTTCATTACGGACAATATGGCCGTTACCCGGGAGGGCTCTATAGTGCCCAATCCTACGAAATGATTATTGAGGCGCAATATAGTTATCACCTTTATCGCGCCGTCGATCTTCAGCCTGATTTTCAATATATCGTGCACCCCAATTCCCAGAAAGGCATCCGGAATGCCACCGTGATTGGTGGCCGCGCGCGCGTCAATTTTTAG